The Cytophagia bacterium CHB2 genome includes a region encoding these proteins:
- the hemW gene encoding radical SAM family heme chaperone HemW, producing the protein MKQLVADAGLYIHIPFCEKRCLYCDFYTIAGSRNRIPDYIAALQREIALRAAEKFWQRQKFATIFFGGGTPSLLSPQQIATILDCCFAHFKFNEVLEVTLEANPGTIDGKQMANYRAVGINRLSLGVQSFEANELKLLDRVHSPQQARLAAQHARYAGFENLNLDFMFALPSQTRRRWQRTLQRAVALNPDHISAYNLTIEHGTPIYHAIQKGELAPLAPEVEREFYAFTIAFLEDHGYRHYEISNFAKPGYEAQHNIKYWDGSAYLGLGASAHSFDGKRRFWNVANLRKYLDRLAENQLPEDGSEELTRQQRMFEFAFLGLRQRRGIPLAEFARKFKQPFEQVFNGEIVKMEAQGLLVREADYLKLSREGLFLCDEICARLAP; encoded by the coding sequence CTGAAGCAACTCGTGGCAGACGCCGGCCTTTACATTCACATTCCCTTTTGCGAAAAGCGCTGCCTTTATTGCGACTTTTACACGATTGCCGGCAGCCGCAATCGCATACCCGATTATATCGCCGCGCTGCAACGCGAGATTGCGCTGCGTGCTGCTGAAAAATTTTGGCAGCGGCAAAAATTTGCAACGATTTTTTTCGGCGGCGGCACACCTTCCTTGCTTTCTCCTCAACAAATTGCCACGATTCTCGATTGCTGTTTTGCCCATTTCAAGTTTAACGAAGTTCTCGAAGTTACTCTGGAAGCCAATCCCGGCACGATTGACGGCAAACAAATGGCGAATTACCGCGCCGTTGGCATCAATCGTTTGAGTCTGGGCGTGCAATCGTTCGAAGCAAATGAGTTGAAGCTGCTGGATCGTGTGCATTCGCCGCAGCAGGCGCGGCTGGCGGCGCAGCATGCGCGCTATGCCGGCTTTGAAAATTTGAATTTGGATTTCATGTTCGCCTTGCCGAGTCAAACGCGCCGGCGCTGGCAGAGAACATTGCAGCGCGCGGTCGCGCTCAATCCCGATCATATTTCCGCCTACAATTTGACGATTGAACACGGCACACCGATTTATCACGCGATTCAAAAAGGCGAGTTGGCGCCGCTTGCGCCCGAAGTTGAGCGCGAGTTTTATGCCTTCACCATTGCGTTTTTGGAAGATCACGGCTATCGCCATTATGAAATATCGAATTTTGCCAAGCCCGGTTACGAAGCGCAACACAATATCAAGTATTGGGACGGCAGCGCTTATCTCGGCTTGGGGGCCTCGGCGCATTCCTTTGACGGCAAGCGGCGCTTCTGGAACGTGGCGAATTTGCGCAAGTATCTCGACCGCCTCGCGGAAAATCAATTGCCCGAAGACGGCAGCGAAGAGTTGACCCGGCAACAGCGCATGTTCGAATTTGCGTTTCTCGGATTGCGGCAGCGCCGCGGCATTCCGCTCGCAGAATTTGCGCGAAAATTCAAACAGCCTTTTGAGCAAGTCTTTAATGGCGAGATTGTAAAAATGGAGGCGCAAGGCTTGCTTGTGCGCGAGGCGGATTATTTGAAACTGAGCCGTGAAGGCTTGTTTTTGTGT